A DNA window from Bacteroides cellulosilyticus contains the following coding sequences:
- a CDS encoding RagB/SusD family nutrient uptake outer membrane protein produces the protein MKKYITLFLVMGGFLLSSCEDFLQREPLDFGNENIFLKSTKDMAYFANTFYSLFPSNKSYMNGGPYRDDENSDNQTSFWSNSNFYPGVKEVPKLGDNSAWKFTTIRQCNYFINLIRERIENKEITGTEKEINHYLGEVYFFRAYDYYRLLTNYGDVPIIDKVLPDDISILKVSTRRAPRNEVARFMIRDLEIADSLMMETAPSTGRLSRDCARLMLARVALFEATWEKYHAGTCFVPGNAKWVGAKMHPDFTFKAGSAEAEINFFLDKAIEYSDMVAKVRPLCKDYKKMFTSDVIDTIPEVLLAKSYVATVNGHGVSRALSLAGKTGYTRSLVESFLMNNGLPIYAAGDYYQSDITIERVLAHRDNRLVESLNNVFLPRIGSRDNEYTPTGYQVSKWLNPDQASSETGGTTANPIFRAAEAYCIYLEAYYERHKDLGGNCDSYWRALRDRAKTNSDYMLTISRTDLSQERDLAAKTKGIDATLYNIRRERRCEFIAEGMRLNDLKRWRALDNMVNYDMMGMNLWDVMFRRYANAEPPITLKEDVISQYDPGDPESKYIRVFRVNESDKAYNGYNFPKPHYLEPIPLSEILLTAGDATDLENSNIYQNPGWPIETGSVADYTYDCD, from the coding sequence ATGAAAAAATATATAACCTTGTTTCTAGTGATGGGAGGTTTCCTGCTGTCTTCCTGCGAGGATTTCCTGCAAAGAGAACCTCTTGACTTCGGTAATGAAAATATATTTCTGAAGTCGACAAAAGATATGGCATATTTTGCCAATACATTCTATTCCTTATTTCCGAGTAACAAATCATACATGAACGGAGGTCCTTACAGGGATGATGAAAACAGTGATAACCAGACCTCCTTCTGGTCCAACAGTAACTTTTATCCGGGAGTAAAGGAAGTTCCTAAGTTGGGCGACAACAGTGCATGGAAATTCACTACAATCCGCCAATGCAACTATTTCATCAACCTGATTCGGGAAAGAATAGAGAATAAGGAAATCACCGGCACTGAAAAGGAAATCAACCATTACCTGGGAGAAGTCTACTTTTTCAGGGCATACGATTACTATCGCCTATTGACCAATTATGGAGATGTGCCCATTATTGATAAAGTATTGCCGGACGACATTAGCATCCTGAAAGTAAGTACCCGGCGCGCTCCCCGTAATGAAGTGGCACGTTTCATGATTCGTGACCTGGAGATAGCCGACAGCCTGATGATGGAAACTGCGCCATCTACCGGACGTTTGAGTCGGGATTGCGCCCGCCTGATGCTGGCCCGCGTGGCATTATTCGAAGCGACGTGGGAGAAATATCATGCCGGTACTTGCTTCGTGCCGGGCAATGCCAAATGGGTGGGAGCCAAAATGCATCCTGATTTCACATTTAAGGCGGGAAGTGCAGAGGCTGAAATCAACTTCTTCCTGGATAAAGCCATTGAGTATTCGGACATGGTAGCAAAAGTACGTCCTTTGTGTAAAGACTATAAAAAGATGTTCACGTCTGATGTCATTGATACAATTCCTGAGGTATTGTTGGCAAAAAGCTATGTAGCGACAGTAAATGGACACGGAGTAAGCCGGGCGTTGAGTTTAGCCGGGAAAACCGGATACACCCGTTCATTGGTAGAGTCTTTCCTGATGAATAACGGACTTCCCATTTATGCGGCCGGAGATTACTATCAATCGGATATCACTATCGAACGGGTGTTGGCACACCGGGATAACCGTTTGGTGGAATCACTGAACAATGTGTTCTTGCCCCGAATCGGATCTCGTGACAATGAATATACGCCAACCGGTTATCAGGTATCCAAATGGCTAAATCCGGATCAAGCGAGCTCAGAAACCGGAGGAACCACTGCAAATCCTATATTCAGAGCGGCAGAAGCCTATTGCATCTATCTGGAAGCCTATTATGAGAGACATAAGGACTTGGGAGGCAATTGCGATTCCTATTGGAGAGCGTTACGCGACAGAGCGAAGACGAATTCGGATTATATGCTTACCATCAGTCGTACTGACTTGTCACAGGAACGTGATTTGGCGGCAAAGACTAAAGGCATAGACGCTACATTGTATAACATTCGCAGGGAACGACGCTGTGAATTCATAGCCGAAGGCATGCGACTGAACGACCTGAAGAGATGGCGCGCTCTGGATAATATGGTAAACTATGATATGATGGGCATGAATCTGTGGGATGTGATGTTTAGAAGATATGCTAATGCTGAACCACCGATTACATTAAAAGAAGATGTAATTTCTCAATATGATCCCGGAGATCCGGAAAGCAAATATATAAGAGTTTTTAGAGTAAACGAATCGGATAAAGCTTATAACGGATACAACTTCCCTAAACCGCATTATCTGGAACCGATACCGTTGAGCGAGATATTGCTGACAGCCGGTGACGCCACTGATCTGGAAAATTCCAATATTTACCAGAATCCGGGATGGCCTATAGAAACAGGGTCGGTGGCCGATTATACATACGATTGTGATTAG
- a CDS encoding BACON domain-containing protein, which translates to MRKKQLVLLSFLAIGSFFCGSCEKDIKTPGVFEPLYLDFSVSDTLGNQYTGDSIIIPSTANMMVFKITTNCSWSAKCQNKAGLSGWMSIPSSPRGGGDATITSTVSNNKTKNDRKVYYSVIAGDSAIVKTVVIVQPHVVAN; encoded by the coding sequence ATGAGAAAAAAACAATTAGTCCTGCTTTCCTTCTTGGCAATCGGCAGTTTCTTCTGCGGCAGTTGCGAAAAGGATATTAAGACTCCGGGAGTTTTTGAACCTCTTTATCTGGATTTCTCAGTCAGTGATACGCTGGGAAACCAATACACCGGAGATTCGATAATAATCCCGAGTACCGCAAATATGATGGTTTTTAAAATCACCACAAATTGCTCATGGAGTGCCAAATGTCAAAACAAAGCCGGCCTGTCAGGGTGGATGTCCATCCCTTCATCCCCCCGGGGAGGCGGAGATGCGACTATAACATCCACCGTGTCGAACAATAAAACAAAAAACGACAGAAAAGTTTACTATTCTGTGATAGCAGGCGATTCTGCCATTGTGAAGACAGTTGTAATCGTACAGCCCCACGTGGTAGCTAATTAA
- a CDS encoding alpha-N-acetylgalactosaminidase, whose translation MLKRFFIILLLPFCCSALATAAKSKGVYAVHDGSSVVIGNEFLAREFSLVNGHVRTQTIVNKRTGSEPIRIVPEISSEEFIIRTLSEDSVTAELRSSKLSLNKVDITDDGKGGKKLTFRYQSFRLGEVDWQVNMVYTLQNGKHYMRKHLEITVPDSQRSQARIDYIDFESLKLPGGYAVWTHPDMEGGVGGISSYHISLGQPLYVQAMFLGLEFPAAESVITKDNVAHIRYYSGKNFDMLDKENRLENGTFSTWKAVLGASRSVDMDVIRTDFFSYIDDIAVPINLRMQYNSWYDFMMKIDENNILNSFREVECGLTQNGVRPLDSYVVDDGWNAYGPFEKENTVKFWSFNSKFPHELATPSKLAHQFASDFGLWLGPRGGYSYNSKFAKFLEKNGNGKWNQNADDICTNHKVYLQKLKDFFLDCQKKFDMNYWKLDGFMVRPPQADSAGNYISGGYQGMYYVTEHWERWIDILQAMRDQRGTKRDDFWINLTCYVNPSPWYLQWANSVWIQNSQDIGRLDVKRPAQVDRLLSYRDDRYFDFVKTRAFQFPLAHLYNHDPIYGHKANLAGKMNDDEFRTYLMMMATRGTAFWELHYSYDMMDEGQKWVINADVLRWISDNYGILRHAKLIGQTPAKGGPYGYSAWNGQEGIISVRNPSDRPQKFTLLLDRTIGMPEGLKGLYRTAVWTFLSTDGEKEFAKRHLFDYGEQMTIDLQPGEVRIWKFSTSPDKTAPKLQMVKTTSSTSLVAEFDEPVIVENGIFTVSENEVKNVALLADRRSVALTLVREMKKNNEYRFSVSGVKDYAENSKTIRIPFFYFENQEIPVSTGISGRGDFNISFHLKTDKAAVVLLHQGKDISVSIDADGRLVFVAGGLKVSSDQQVNSNKKLIVSLCREKNGMLKIYLNGKLEKSAYDATIVNPDIKANPVSFDNVLTQLKMMNRALNYKENNNMF comes from the coding sequence ATGTTAAAACGTTTTTTTATTATTCTGCTTCTGCCATTTTGCTGTTCAGCATTGGCGACAGCAGCAAAAAGTAAAGGAGTCTACGCGGTTCATGATGGGAGTTCGGTAGTTATAGGCAACGAATTTCTGGCACGTGAATTCTCCTTAGTGAACGGACACGTGCGCACACAGACCATTGTGAATAAGCGTACCGGTTCGGAACCCATCCGAATCGTTCCGGAGATTTCTTCCGAAGAATTCATTATACGTACGTTAAGCGAAGATTCTGTTACTGCAGAGCTCCGCTCATCAAAGCTTTCACTAAACAAGGTTGACATCACTGACGACGGAAAGGGCGGGAAGAAACTAACCTTCCGCTATCAGAGTTTCCGTCTTGGAGAGGTCGATTGGCAAGTCAATATGGTATATACACTGCAAAACGGAAAGCATTATATGCGGAAACACTTGGAAATTACAGTTCCCGATTCACAGCGCAGCCAGGCACGCATCGACTACATTGATTTCGAATCTCTGAAACTTCCCGGAGGATATGCAGTCTGGACACATCCGGATATGGAAGGAGGCGTGGGAGGAATCAGCAGCTATCACATCTCTTTGGGACAACCGCTATATGTGCAAGCCATGTTTTTGGGCTTGGAGTTCCCTGCTGCCGAATCAGTGATAACAAAAGACAATGTGGCACATATCCGTTATTATTCCGGTAAGAATTTTGATATGCTGGATAAAGAAAATCGATTGGAAAACGGCACATTCTCTACTTGGAAAGCAGTGCTTGGTGCTTCCCGCAGTGTCGATATGGATGTTATCCGGACCGATTTTTTCAGTTATATCGATGACATTGCCGTCCCGATAAATTTGCGTATGCAGTATAATTCATGGTATGACTTTATGATGAAGATCGATGAGAACAATATTCTGAACTCCTTCCGTGAAGTGGAATGCGGATTGACGCAAAACGGTGTCCGTCCGCTCGACTCTTATGTAGTGGATGATGGCTGGAATGCCTATGGCCCTTTTGAAAAGGAAAATACGGTCAAGTTCTGGTCTTTCAACAGTAAATTCCCGCATGAGTTGGCCACTCCTTCCAAACTGGCCCATCAATTTGCTTCTGATTTCGGATTGTGGCTGGGACCCCGTGGAGGATATAGCTATAATAGTAAATTTGCCAAGTTCCTCGAAAAAAATGGCAATGGTAAATGGAACCAAAATGCAGATGATATCTGCACTAACCATAAAGTCTATCTGCAAAAGCTGAAGGATTTCTTTCTGGATTGCCAAAAGAAGTTTGACATGAACTACTGGAAACTGGATGGCTTCATGGTTCGTCCTCCACAGGCCGATTCAGCAGGCAATTACATATCCGGCGGATATCAGGGGATGTATTATGTCACTGAACATTGGGAACGGTGGATTGATATACTTCAGGCCATGCGCGACCAGCGCGGAACCAAACGGGATGATTTCTGGATTAACCTGACTTGCTACGTGAATCCCAGTCCCTGGTATTTGCAGTGGGCCAACTCTGTCTGGATTCAAAACTCACAGGATATAGGAAGACTGGATGTCAAGCGTCCGGCACAAGTAGACCGGCTGTTATCCTATAGAGACGACCGTTATTTTGATTTCGTGAAAACACGTGCATTTCAGTTTCCTTTAGCCCATCTTTATAATCACGACCCTATTTATGGTCATAAGGCAAATTTAGCGGGAAAAATGAATGATGACGAGTTTCGCACATACCTGATGATGATGGCAACCCGTGGCACTGCTTTCTGGGAACTTCATTACAGCTACGACATGATGGATGAAGGACAGAAGTGGGTGATAAATGCGGATGTACTGCGTTGGATCAGTGATAACTACGGGATTCTCAGACATGCAAAACTTATAGGGCAGACTCCTGCCAAGGGAGGTCCTTACGGATATTCCGCCTGGAATGGGCAGGAAGGTATTATCTCTGTGCGCAATCCGTCCGACCGCCCCCAAAAGTTCACACTGCTGCTCGACCGGACGATTGGCATGCCCGAAGGATTAAAAGGATTATACCGTACGGCTGTATGGACATTCCTTAGTACTGACGGGGAAAAAGAATTTGCGAAACGTCATCTGTTTGACTATGGCGAACAGATGACAATCGATTTGCAACCGGGTGAAGTGAGAATTTGGAAATTCAGTACTTCTCCCGACAAGACGGCCCCCAAATTACAAATGGTAAAAACCACTTCTTCGACAAGCTTGGTCGCCGAATTTGATGAACCGGTAATTGTGGAGAACGGAATATTTACCGTTTCGGAAAATGAAGTGAAGAACGTTGCGCTGCTGGCCGACAGGCGTAGTGTAGCCTTAACTTTGGTTCGGGAAATGAAAAAGAATAATGAGTATCGTTTCAGTGTTTCGGGAGTGAAAGATTATGCGGAGAATAGCAAAACGATTCGTATACCTTTCTTCTATTTTGAAAACCAGGAGATACCTGTTTCAACGGGCATCAGTGGCAGGGGAGATTTTAATATATCTTTCCATCTGAAAACGGACAAGGCTGCTGTCGTTTTACTGCATCAGGGAAAGGACATATCGGTATCTATAGACGCTGACGGCCGGCTGGTATTTGTGGCAGGAGGTCTGAAAGTCAGCTCCGACCAACAAGTAAACAGCAACAAGAAACTGATAGTTTCGTTATGTCGCGAAAAAAACGGCATGTTGAAGATTTATCTGAATGGTAAACTGGAAAAATCGGCGTATGATGCCACTATCGTCAATCCGGATATTAAAGCAAATCCCGTCAGTTTCGACAATGTCCTCACTCAATTAAAGATGATGAACCGTGCATTAAATTATAAAGAAAACAATAATATGTTTTGA
- a CDS encoding BT4734/BF3469 family protein, protein MKITLIREEKESGKETVSTCEADALLEKIKTETKAAHVTALRTMLLYTTPDARGHYEHIDKLPRIYPSIEYGRSRDGSRKMKHYNGVVMLKVNDLAGLSEVELVKEQARLLPQTWAAITGSSGRSVKIWVKFVLPDGSLPVKEENITLFHACAYRMAVQCYQPILPFPITLKEPSPTQSCRMTLDVTPYFNPDAIPFCQEQPFSMPGEQTFHQRKLMEKNPLLRLKPGFETSETFTILFETALGRALDEMENWKRGDALHPLLVCLTEHCFKAGIPEEETVRQVMIHYYRQADEQIVRTTIHNLYRECKGFGKKSALTPEQEISLRLEEFMERRYEFRFNTVSNDLEFRQKDSIHFYFQPVDQRARNSISMDALQEGIKVWDRDVNRYLASNRVPLYNPVEDYLCSVGRWDGKDRIHALADLVPCNNPHWRQLFYRWFLNMVAHWRGLNKQYANSTSPLLVGAQGFRKSTYCRIILPPELRFGYTDSLDFGSKRDAEMYLGRFMLINIDEFDQVSMNQQGFLKHLLQKPVANLRKPYGSSIQEIRRYASFIGTSNQKDLLTDPSGSRRFICIEVTAPINTSVTINYRQLYAQAMDAITKGERYWFDDTDEAVLKESNREFEQISPLEQLFHCYFRSPEEGEMGEWMTSMEIIEYLQGKSKTISLSNSCISTFGRILKKNQIESKRTKRGMQYEVIMLNK, encoded by the coding sequence ATGAAAATAACTCTAATCAGAGAAGAAAAAGAGAGTGGTAAAGAAACCGTTAGCACCTGCGAAGCAGACGCATTATTGGAAAAAATAAAAACAGAAACCAAAGCGGCACATGTCACGGCACTACGTACTATGCTACTATATACCACCCCTGATGCTCGCGGTCACTACGAGCACATCGACAAGTTACCACGCATCTATCCGTCTATTGAATACGGGAGAAGCCGCGACGGCAGCAGGAAGATGAAGCACTACAATGGGGTAGTGATGCTCAAAGTGAACGACCTGGCCGGACTGTCTGAAGTGGAACTGGTGAAAGAACAAGCGAGGTTGTTGCCGCAAACCTGGGCAGCCATCACCGGAAGCAGCGGGCGGAGCGTAAAGATATGGGTAAAATTCGTGCTTCCTGACGGAAGTCTCCCTGTAAAAGAGGAGAACATCACTCTTTTTCATGCCTGTGCTTATCGTATGGCTGTGCAGTGCTACCAACCTATATTGCCGTTTCCAATAACCCTGAAAGAACCCAGTCCCACACAAAGTTGCCGCATGACGCTGGATGTCACTCCGTATTTCAATCCCGATGCCATACCTTTCTGCCAAGAGCAGCCGTTCAGTATGCCCGGAGAACAGACCTTCCACCAACGGAAATTGATGGAAAAGAACCCGTTGCTAAGGCTGAAGCCGGGGTTTGAAACATCCGAAACCTTCACCATACTGTTTGAAACAGCCCTTGGCAGAGCATTGGATGAAATGGAGAACTGGAAGCGGGGAGATGCATTGCATCCACTACTGGTGTGTCTGACCGAACATTGTTTCAAGGCAGGGATACCGGAAGAAGAAACCGTGCGTCAGGTTATGATACACTATTACAGGCAAGCTGACGAACAAATTGTCAGGACCACCATCCATAATCTGTATCGGGAATGCAAGGGCTTCGGCAAGAAGTCTGCACTAACACCGGAACAGGAAATTTCCCTCCGGCTGGAAGAATTCATGGAGCGCAGGTATGAATTTCGCTTCAATACCGTCAGTAACGACCTGGAATTTCGCCAAAAAGACTCCATTCACTTCTACTTCCAGCCCGTTGACCAACGGGCACGGAACAGCATATCAATGGACGCCCTACAGGAAGGCATCAAAGTGTGGGACAGAGACGTGAACCGCTATCTGGCATCCAACCGCGTACCGTTATACAATCCCGTGGAAGATTATCTGTGCAGCGTAGGACGCTGGGACGGCAAAGACCGCATTCATGCGCTCGCCGACCTCGTACCCTGTAATAATCCGCATTGGCGACAACTTTTCTACCGCTGGTTCCTGAACATGGTGGCTCACTGGCGCGGATTAAATAAACAATATGCCAACAGTACATCGCCGCTCCTGGTCGGTGCGCAAGGTTTTCGGAAATCAACCTACTGCCGGATTATTCTTCCACCCGAACTTCGTTTCGGCTATACGGACAGTCTGGATTTCGGGAGTAAACGAGATGCGGAAATGTATCTGGGTCGTTTTATGCTGATTAATATTGATGAGTTTGACCAGGTCAGCATGAATCAGCAGGGTTTTCTGAAACACTTGTTGCAGAAGCCTGTTGCTAATCTGCGTAAACCTTATGGGAGCAGCATTCAGGAAATACGGCGCTATGCTTCATTCATCGGTACCAGCAACCAGAAAGACTTGCTAACCGATCCGAGTGGTAGCCGCCGTTTCATCTGCATTGAAGTAACGGCACCCATCAACACAAGTGTCACCATCAACTACCGCCAGCTCTATGCACAGGCAATGGATGCTATCACAAAAGGGGAACGTTACTGGTTTGATGATACAGATGAAGCTGTTTTGAAGGAGTCTAACCGGGAATTTGAACAAATTAGCCCGTTAGAACAACTATTCCATTGTTATTTTCGTTCACCGGAAGAAGGTGAAATGGGGGAGTGGATGACCTCCATGGAAATCATCGAATACCTGCAAGGAAAATCAAAAA
- a CDS encoding SusC/RagA family TonB-linked outer membrane protein, which translates to MKYRYIIMMGCLFILNSIICAQTTKVTGVVVDESGEPLPGVNVVIKENHGTGTITDLDGNFSIEADAKQSLEFTYLGYQKQTVPATKGKKMKVVLREDSQMLNEVVIVGFGTQKKANLTGAVKSVDTKVLASRPITSVADGLQGAVAGLNITNDMGGAPGQKMEINIRGVGLEDIDQDGTGSKASPLVLIDGMEGDLSTLNPNDVENITILKDAAAAAIYGSRAPYGVILVTLKKGDRGFNISYSGNVRISQPINTPNMVNSYEYALAVNDAFTNAGGNSQINTDRILALMNGTSLPDVPYLQYGIEPGKPNEETGEVWWVGDQQCWANTNWYDVHLKNASYSQEHNVSMSGGSDKFNYYISGRYLNQNGLFRYSDDKYENFSLNGNFTIKMNKIVSVYWTTRMILDKNQKPSAMNDLFFHNLGRTYPLVPVTFPNGEYHTSSGIEALQHGGDQIANGKSFYNQGKVIIEPVKDWKIYVDFSSRIETPNDTRQFKKIYNTLPDGRVVATGVLKDVAVKHEVKENGSFNVQPGAGESYYEVGNGRINYWNFSARTDYEKQLKKHYFKILVGTQSEYYSTSYSRIGSSKIVSDDNPWIVNDPTNLTSEQKSEWSTLGIFSRLNYNYAMRYLAEVNFRADAASRFPTDKRWGFFPSFSVGWNIAEEPFFEKIKEKTGWDMFKIRASFGSLGSQNTNSFYPYFQKMFTNPMSDYVFDGVAATQLKAPAPFSTNITWETVQNTNVGVDLAFFNSRLSIMGEWYERKTKDAVGPALPVPAVYGANVPKTNNAELRTRGWELEASWTDRIGKDWSYELYVTLSDFKSIITKYDSPNKELSKYYKGKDLGDIWGLRVIGIAKNDQEMADHIALHDQTAIGNSLWGGGDFMYANLDDNPAITKGSETVDSHGDLTVIGNSTPRYSYGIRGTLRWKYLDFSCFFQGVGKRDVFLDSPSFFGVSGAWQRSIYKEHMDYFRYANHPLGANTDAYYARIRTDRNNSQCNDHYLQDASYLRLKNVTLGYTLPQLASIKKYIKKLRIYVSAENLLTFTNLMILDPEALGSSAQAYGIGKTYPMYRTFSVGVNVMF; encoded by the coding sequence ATGAAATATAGATATATTATAATGATGGGGTGCCTTTTTATACTGAACAGTATAATCTGTGCACAAACAACGAAAGTCACCGGTGTAGTTGTTGATGAAAGCGGTGAACCGTTACCGGGTGTAAATGTCGTTATAAAAGAGAATCACGGGACAGGTACAATCACAGACCTCGATGGAAATTTTAGCATAGAAGCCGATGCTAAACAGTCATTGGAGTTCACCTATCTCGGATATCAGAAACAGACAGTGCCTGCCACCAAGGGTAAGAAGATGAAAGTAGTGTTGCGTGAAGATTCACAGATGTTAAACGAAGTGGTTATTGTAGGATTCGGTACTCAGAAAAAAGCGAATCTGACGGGAGCCGTTAAAAGTGTAGACACCAAAGTACTTGCTTCACGCCCTATCACCAGTGTTGCAGACGGTCTTCAAGGAGCGGTAGCCGGACTGAATATCACCAACGATATGGGTGGTGCACCCGGCCAGAAAATGGAGATCAACATCCGTGGAGTGGGACTGGAAGATATAGACCAGGACGGAACCGGCAGCAAGGCTTCCCCGCTTGTGCTGATTGACGGCATGGAAGGAGACTTGTCTACCCTGAACCCCAATGATGTTGAAAATATCACCATCTTGAAGGATGCCGCAGCAGCAGCCATTTACGGTTCGCGCGCTCCCTACGGTGTGATTCTTGTCACCTTGAAGAAGGGTGATAGGGGATTCAATATCTCTTATTCGGGAAACGTACGCATATCCCAGCCTATCAATACCCCCAACATGGTCAATTCTTACGAATATGCCTTGGCTGTGAATGACGCTTTTACGAATGCAGGAGGCAATAGTCAGATCAATACCGATAGAATCTTAGCCTTGATGAATGGTACCAGCCTTCCAGATGTTCCTTACCTTCAATACGGCATCGAACCGGGAAAGCCCAATGAAGAAACCGGTGAAGTGTGGTGGGTAGGCGACCAACAATGCTGGGCCAATACAAACTGGTATGATGTGCACTTGAAGAATGCGTCTTACTCTCAGGAACACAACGTCAGTATGAGTGGCGGCAGTGATAAATTCAATTATTATATTTCCGGACGCTATCTGAACCAGAACGGTCTGTTCCGCTACTCCGATGATAAATACGAAAACTTCTCCCTGAACGGAAACTTTACAATTAAGATGAATAAAATCGTTTCGGTTTACTGGACTACCCGCATGATATTGGATAAAAACCAAAAGCCGTCTGCCATGAACGATCTTTTCTTCCATAATCTGGGCCGCACGTATCCCCTGGTTCCGGTCACGTTTCCCAACGGAGAATATCATACCAGTTCGGGCATTGAAGCTCTACAGCACGGTGGAGACCAGATTGCCAACGGTAAAAGCTTCTATAATCAGGGAAAAGTAATTATCGAACCCGTCAAGGATTGGAAAATATATGTTGATTTCAGTAGCAGGATAGAAACTCCCAATGATACCCGTCAGTTCAAGAAGATATATAATACATTACCGGATGGCAGAGTAGTGGCAACCGGTGTATTGAAAGATGTGGCAGTGAAGCATGAAGTAAAAGAAAACGGCAGTTTCAACGTTCAGCCGGGTGCGGGAGAAAGCTACTATGAGGTAGGTAACGGCCGCATAAACTACTGGAACTTCAGTGCACGCACAGATTATGAGAAACAGTTGAAGAAACACTATTTCAAGATACTGGTGGGAACCCAGTCCGAATATTATTCTACGTCTTATTCCAGAATCGGTTCTTCCAAGATTGTTTCGGATGATAATCCATGGATCGTAAACGACCCGACCAACCTTACGAGCGAACAGAAATCAGAATGGTCCACTCTCGGTATTTTCAGCAGGCTCAACTACAATTACGCCATGCGTTATTTGGCCGAAGTGAACTTCAGAGCTGATGCTGCCTCCCGCTTTCCAACAGACAAACGTTGGGGATTCTTTCCTTCATTCTCTGTGGGTTGGAACATTGCCGAAGAACCTTTCTTCGAAAAAATAAAAGAAAAGACCGGTTGGGATATGTTCAAGATCAGAGCTTCATTCGGTTCGTTAGGCAGCCAGAATACAAATAGTTTTTATCCTTATTTCCAGAAGATGTTCACAAACCCTATGTCCGATTATGTTTTTGACGGTGTAGCTGCCACACAATTGAAGGCTCCGGCTCCGTTCTCCACAAATATCACTTGGGAAACCGTGCAGAACACTAACGTCGGTGTGGATCTTGCTTTCTTCAACTCCCGTCTGAGTATAATGGGAGAGTGGTACGAGCGTAAAACGAAAGATGCCGTAGGGCCTGCATTACCCGTACCGGCTGTCTACGGAGCCAATGTGCCTAAAACGAACAATGCCGAACTGCGTACACGCGGTTGGGAGTTGGAAGCAAGCTGGACCGATCGCATCGGTAAAGACTGGAGCTATGAATTGTATGTCACCTTGAGCGATTTCAAATCAATCATTACTAAATACGACAGCCCTAACAAAGAATTATCCAAATACTATAAAGGCAAGGATTTAGGAGATATCTGGGGATTACGTGTGATTGGAATTGCGAAAAACGATCAGGAAATGGCCGATCATATAGCTCTGCACGACCAAACAGCCATCGGCAACTCATTATGGGGAGGAGGCGACTTCATGTATGCCAATCTGGACGACAACCCCGCCATCACCAAAGGCTCTGAGACTGTAGACTCTCATGGCGACTTAACGGTAATCGGAAATTCTACTCCCCGTTATTCGTATGGTATCCGCGGCACACTCCGCTGGAAATACCTGGACTTCAGTTGCTTCTTCCAGGGTGTGGGCAAGAGAGACGTTTTTCTCGATTCACCGAGTTTCTTTGGTGTGTCAGGCGCTTGGCAGCGTTCCATCTACAAGGAGCACATGGATTATTTCCGCTATGCGAATCATCCGCTGGGAGCCAATACCGATGCTTATTATGCACGTATCCGTACCGACAGGAATAACTCCCAGTGCAACGACCATTATCTGCAGGACGCTTCCTATCTGCGCCTGAAGAATGTTACTTTGGGTTATACGCTTCCGCAACTTGCTTCTATAAAGAAATATATAAAGAAATTGCGCATATACGTTTCTGCTGAAAACCTGCTGACATTCACGAACCTGATGATTCTTGATCCGGAAGCGCTCGGTTCGTCGGCACAGGCTTACGGTATCGGTAAGACTTATCCGATGTACCGCACTTTCTCCGTAGGAGTCAATGTAATGTTCTAA